One Chitinophaga sp. H8 DNA window includes the following coding sequences:
- the rplQ gene encoding 50S ribosomal protein L17: protein MRHGKKFNKLSRTSAHRKSLLSNLACELISHKRITTTLAKAKSLRVYVEPMLTRAKVDSTHNRRTVFSYLQDKEAIKELFGSISEKIATRPGGYTRIIKLGKRFGDNAEVAMIELVDFNEIYGKATEKAAAKKTRRAGGAKKKEAEAAKTEEAAAPKAEEKSAE from the coding sequence ATGCGTCACGGAAAGAAATTTAATAAGTTAAGCAGAACATCTGCACACCGTAAAAGCCTGTTGTCTAACCTGGCTTGTGAATTGATCAGTCACAAACGTATTACTACTACACTCGCAAAGGCTAAATCCCTGCGTGTTTATGTAGAGCCAATGTTGACCAGAGCTAAAGTGGATTCTACACACAATCGTAGAACAGTGTTCAGCTACCTGCAGGATAAAGAAGCTATCAAGGAATTGTTTGGCAGCATCAGTGAAAAAATTGCAACCCGCCCAGGTGGTTATACCCGCATCATTAAGTTGGGTAAACGTTTTGGAGATAACGCGGAAGTAGCAATGATAGAACTGGTAGACTTCAACGAAATCTACGGTAAAGCAACAGAAAAAGCTGCTGCTAAGAAAACCCGTCGTGCCGGTGGAGCTAAGAAGAAAGAGGCAGAAGCAGCTAAAACTGAAGAAGCTGCTGCTCCTAAAGCAGAAGAAAAGTCAGCTGAATAG
- the carA gene encoding glutamine-hydrolyzing carbamoyl-phosphate synthase small subunit, which translates to MPQTRTIPPAILLLDDGTIFHGKAFGKIGTAAGELCFNTGMTGYQEVFTDPSYKGQVLIMNNCYTGNYGTKKEDVESSAVKISALICKNIAYNYSRKMADESLEKFLTDNDLVAIYDVDTRALVSHIRSKGAMNCIISSEITDVAQLKATLAKVPSMEGLALCAEVSTKEVYNLGDPASEIRIAVLDNGVKRNMLKCLSDRAYLQVFPTATSFEECEKFKPHAYFVSNGPGDPAPLKYAVDTVKKILDANKPMFGICLGHQLLALANGIPTHKMHHGHRGLNHPVKNLLTGKCEITTQNHGFAVDQEAVKASEHVEVTHINLNDNSVEGIRVKNKPAFSVQYHPESTPGPHDSRYLFDDFFNMIKANMK; encoded by the coding sequence ATGCCTCAGACTAGAACCATCCCACCTGCTATACTGCTGTTAGACGACGGCACTATTTTTCATGGAAAAGCTTTCGGTAAAATCGGTACTGCTGCCGGAGAATTGTGTTTTAATACCGGTATGACAGGTTACCAGGAAGTGTTTACTGACCCTTCCTATAAAGGACAGGTGCTTATTATGAACAACTGTTATACAGGTAACTACGGTACTAAAAAGGAGGATGTAGAAAGTAGTGCTGTAAAAATCAGTGCACTGATCTGTAAGAACATTGCTTATAACTATTCCAGAAAGATGGCAGATGAGTCGTTGGAAAAGTTTTTAACTGATAATGATCTGGTAGCTATATATGATGTTGATACACGTGCATTAGTGTCGCATATTCGTAGTAAAGGTGCGATGAATTGTATTATTTCGTCTGAAATTACAGACGTGGCGCAACTGAAAGCAACATTAGCAAAAGTACCTTCCATGGAAGGGCTGGCGTTATGTGCAGAGGTGTCTACCAAGGAAGTGTACAACCTGGGTGATCCGGCTTCGGAGATCCGTATTGCGGTGCTGGATAATGGGGTTAAACGTAATATGCTGAAATGTTTGTCTGACAGAGCTTATCTTCAGGTGTTCCCTACAGCAACGTCTTTTGAAGAGTGCGAAAAATTTAAGCCCCACGCTTATTTCGTATCTAATGGCCCTGGTGATCCGGCTCCGCTTAAGTATGCTGTGGATACTGTGAAGAAAATACTGGATGCCAACAAACCTATGTTTGGTATTTGTTTAGGTCATCAGTTATTGGCATTAGCTAATGGTATTCCTACGCATAAAATGCACCATGGGCATAGGGGTTTGAATCATCCGGTAAAGAATCTGCTGACTGGAAAATGTGAGATCACTACCCAGAATCATGGTTTTGCGGTGGATCAGGAAGCTGTAAAAGCCAGTGAGCATGTGGAAGTAACGCACATTAATCTGAATGATAATTCAGTAGAGGGAATCCGGGTAAAGAATAAGCCCGCATTTTCTGTACAGTACCATCCGGAATCTACTCCGGGTCCACATGATTCCCGTTATTTATTTGATGATTTTTTCAACATGATTAAAGCGAATATGAAATAA
- a CDS encoding pyridoxal phosphate-dependent aminotransferase, translated as MPTISLRGQLMPPSPIRKLVPFSEAAKKRGVHVYHLNIGQPDIETPKPILDAVRHADFKILEYSHSAGNESYRRKLVTYYERFGISLTPQQIIVTTGGSEAIVFAFMACLDPGDEVIIPEPFYANYNGFAVEAEISIKTITSSIESGFALPAMEAFEKAITPKTKAILICNPNNPTGYLYSKAEMEVLRQLCLKHNLFLFSDEAYREFCYSGTHFSAMNLENMEEHVILMDTISKRYSACGGRIGAFVTKNQVVLDAAMKFAQARLSPPSFAQIAGEAAVDLPGDYFNGIKAEYLSRRDLLVKLMNEIPGVFCPNPGGAFYAMARLPIDDSDKFCQWMLESFEYEQQTVMMAPGTGFYATAGLGKNEVRLAYVLNLKDIASAMTCLKKALEVYPGRTTA; from the coding sequence ATGCCTACCATTAGCCTGAGAGGACAGCTGATGCCTCCTTCTCCTATCAGAAAATTAGTACCGTTTTCAGAAGCTGCTAAAAAAAGAGGGGTACATGTATACCACCTTAACATTGGCCAGCCGGATATTGAAACGCCCAAACCTATACTGGATGCAGTACGGCATGCGGATTTCAAAATACTGGAATATAGCCACAGTGCAGGCAATGAAAGCTACCGCCGGAAACTAGTAACTTATTACGAAAGGTTTGGAATCTCCCTTACCCCACAACAGATTATTGTAACCACCGGAGGCTCCGAAGCTATTGTTTTTGCATTCATGGCCTGCCTGGATCCGGGGGATGAAGTGATTATTCCGGAACCTTTTTATGCTAACTATAATGGCTTTGCCGTAGAAGCAGAAATAAGCATAAAAACGATTACTTCCAGCATTGAAAGCGGTTTCGCTTTACCTGCCATGGAAGCGTTTGAAAAAGCGATTACTCCTAAAACCAAAGCCATCCTGATCTGTAATCCGAATAACCCCACAGGATACCTATATAGTAAAGCGGAAATGGAAGTATTAAGACAATTATGCCTTAAACATAATCTGTTCCTGTTCTCTGATGAAGCTTACCGCGAATTCTGTTACAGCGGTACCCATTTTTCAGCAATGAATCTGGAAAATATGGAAGAGCATGTGATTTTAATGGATACTATTTCCAAACGATATAGTGCCTGTGGAGGCCGTATCGGTGCTTTTGTCACCAAAAATCAGGTGGTACTGGATGCTGCAATGAAGTTTGCACAAGCCCGGTTAAGTCCCCCATCCTTTGCTCAGATAGCAGGTGAAGCTGCAGTAGACTTGCCAGGTGATTATTTTAATGGTATTAAAGCAGAATATCTGAGTCGTCGTGATCTGTTGGTAAAATTAATGAATGAAATACCAGGAGTGTTTTGCCCCAACCCCGGTGGAGCATTTTATGCTATGGCCAGATTGCCCATAGATGATAGTGACAAATTTTGTCAGTGGATGCTTGAATCATTTGAATATGAACAGCAAACCGTGATGATGGCACCAGGTACCGGCTTTTATGCTACTGCCGGATTGGGAAAAAATGAAGTAAGATTAGCTTATGTACTTAATCTTAAAGATATAGCCAGTGCCATGACTTGTTTAAAGAAGGCATTGGAAGTTTATCCTGGCCGCACTACAGCTTAA
- a CDS encoding DUF1573 domain-containing protein: MKKLILSLFASMLLTTALFAQAQTGSGTANPADAKVKFVKETIDFGKTELNKAVTIDFEFTNISKEPVLIETARASCGCTTPKWTLEPILPGKKGKVTASYSANGVGQQNKTIWVKFKGIDQDKELHLTGTVTAGSK; the protein is encoded by the coding sequence ATGAAAAAACTAATCTTATCCCTATTTGCAAGCATGCTGTTAACTACAGCTTTATTTGCACAGGCTCAAACTGGTTCCGGTACTGCTAATCCGGCTGATGCTAAAGTGAAGTTTGTAAAGGAAACTATTGATTTTGGAAAAACTGAACTGAACAAGGCAGTAACAATAGACTTTGAATTTACCAACATCTCTAAAGAACCCGTTTTGATTGAAACTGCCCGGGCCAGCTGTGGTTGTACCACCCCTAAATGGACGCTGGAACCTATTTTACCTGGTAAAAAAGGGAAAGTAACTGCTTCTTACAGCGCTAATGGCGTAGGTCAGCAGAACAAAACCATCTGGGTTAAATTTAAAGGCATAGATCAGGACAAGGAATTGCACCTGACTGGTACTGTTACCGCGGGCAGTAAATAA